The genomic DNA ACCAACCCGGTCACATCTACCAAAGTGGCAACAAATGGCGCTGAAGCAGTTGCAGGATCTAATCTGAACGATTTTAATATAAATGGAATCATAGCACCTACTATTGTTCCCCATAAAGCTACACCAATCAATGCAACAGCCACTGTTAGACCCAATAAACCAAAATACTCTCCATAATCAAACCACCCCAGATGCTGCCATGTCTCTATCCTTAAAAACCCGATAATGGCTAGCGTTAAACCAAGCATCAACCCCATTATTGTTTCTCGACGTAAAACAAAGAGCCAATCTTTTAATGTTATTTCTTCCAATGCCAGTGCTCGTATAATTAAAGTTGATGCCTGTGAACCTGTATTACCTCCACTAGAAATAATCAGGGGAATAAATAAAGCCAATACAATAGCACGTTCTAGTTGATGTTGAAAATAACCCATAGCATTAGCGGTTATTGTTTCACCTATAAACAAAATAATTAACCAGCCCGCTCTTTTTTTATAAAGATTAAATAAAGAAATATTCACATATGGTGTTTCCAATGCTTCCACTGCTCCATATTTCTGAGCATCTTCTGTCATTTCTTCTGTAATAACATCAATGATATCATCGGATGTAACAATACCAACTAATACACCAGTATCAGTAATCACGGGTAGGGCCGAACGATCATACTTTTTAAACTCTTGTGCACCCAATTCCTGAAGCATAGTAGTGGGCAAAGCTTTAAAACTATAATCACATAATTCAGAAACTAATGTACCTGGCTCCGCCATCAAAAATTTTCCAATCGGAATATCATCCAATAAAACACTATTATCATCTACTACATAGACAATGTTGAGTGTTTCAACAATCTTCCCATAGCGTTTAATGTGATCGAACACACGCTCTACTGTCCAGCCTTCTTTTACACGAATATAAAATGGTGTCATAATTCGTGCAACAGAGTTCTCAGGATAACCCAATAACTTTAAAGCAACATCTCTTTGCTTTTTACCTAATAAATTAATAGTCTCTTTAATTAATTCATCTGGTAAATCGAGAAAAAACTCTGTTCTATCATCTGGAGCCATCATATTTAATATTTCTTTGGTCTCTTCTGTACCTAATGCCTCTATAATTTCTCTTTGCAAAACTGAATTTAAATAACTAAATACTTCAACCTTTAATTCTTTAGGCAGACAATAAAAGTTGAATAACCTATCTTTCTGATCCAATTCTACTAATTTTTCTGCAATATCATTAGGATGCATATTTTTTTCCATATCTGCAAAAATACCACGCATAGCTTAATCCTAAAAATTATCGTTAAACGAAAATCAAGTTAGCTTGAAAATAAGCCCACTATGCTAACACATCCTTCACACAAAGTATCAATTTATTAATAAAAAGATAAAATTATTGTGATATAAAGTAGCAATTTAACATAGTTAACTGGTTATATAATGATTATGAACCAAAAAATTAAAATATTACCTACAAAAATCAATACCCATTAATCTTAGCCTGATTGAGCAGATGCATTACAAGTACCAAAAACGCCAAAAGCCTTGTACGCTAAATTTTAATGAAAATAGCATCAATACTTTGTCTTATGGATATATTTCTTAATATTTTCTGTTAAACATTGTTTTACTAAATATTTGGCTTCATTAAATATACAATATCTTACTAATAGGGGGGGGGGAAATTTATTATTTAAAAATTTATGTACGAAATGTGAATGTATATATTCACATGTCCCCCTACAATTAGGGTTTGTTCACTCACTGATTGATGTTAATTTATACACAACGTTATAAACCAAGTCACTACTACTCCCTGCTTCACTGTAAGTGAACCACTTCCTCTAAACTAACGCTATAGAGTGAGCTTCGTGCGACTCATATAGATTTTCTTTTCATCTATCTATACCTTTCACTACAACACCATCGCCTAATGGTATTGTTGTAGGAGCACTCTTGACACACA from Neisseriaceae bacterium includes the following:
- the mgtE gene encoding magnesium transporter — translated: MRGIFADMEKNMHPNDIAEKLVELDQKDRLFNFYCLPKELKVEVFSYLNSVLQREIIEALGTEETKEILNMMAPDDRTEFFLDLPDELIKETINLLGKKQRDVALKLLGYPENSVARIMTPFYIRVKEGWTVERVFDHIKRYGKIVETLNIVYVVDDNSVLLDDIPIGKFLMAEPGTLVSELCDYSFKALPTTMLQELGAQEFKKYDRSALPVITDTGVLVGIVTSDDIIDVITEEMTEDAQKYGAVEALETPYVNISLFNLYKKRAGWLIILFIGETITANAMGYFQHQLERAIVLALFIPLIISSGGNTGSQASTLIIRALALEEITLKDWLFVLRRETIMGLMLGLTLAIIGFLRIETWQHLGWFDYGEYFGLLGLTVAVALIGVALWGTIVGAMIPFILKSFRLDPATASAPFVATLVDVTGLVIYFLVAMVILSNSLL